The following coding sequences lie in one Silene latifolia isolate original U9 population chromosome 5, ASM4854445v1, whole genome shotgun sequence genomic window:
- the LOC141654844 gene encoding putative disease resistance protein RGA4 has product MAESIVTELLKIIADKVGSQVCKSLVGATDIDSQVKELQNIKTTIEATLLDAHPSQVCSHSQRDVLEKLERGLAKLIDFQDAKAAKAKQKQLMGGSKFTKEARLFFSTSNQLVSPFKDAREIRGIKGELSLIARNHAQFGSIVGSPSLNQTRTLSNVSGSYMSTDMVIGRDGDRDKMVGLLLNSSAAAGILPVASIVGMGGVGKTTLAQYVYHDERIKRYFDLQLWVSVTQDFNVKDVLQQMVTCANDENALNYEIDQIQRRLFQAIAGKRFMLVLDDVWDDDNLRAKWLELCAVLSVGDQGSKVLLTTRSNTVAGIIGTHDPFLVNDLGDDDFWLLFRHVATRQWHEPGVEAIGKEIAEMCPKVPLVIRAIGSLLAGKRTVKEWRAFRDDQLANFASYGRDVLGTLKLSYDQLGPRLRLCIAYCSLFPKGFRFKKSILIRLWIAMGYVECEYANQSLEEVAEEYFLCLIRRGFFYQNDCGWVYVP; this is encoded by the coding sequence ATGGCTGAATCAATAGTGACTGAGTTGCTTAAAATCATTGCAGACAAAGTGGGTTCTCAAGTTTGCAAGAGTTTAGTTGGTGCAACTGACATTGATTCCCAAGTAAAAGAGCTTCAGAATATCAAAACTACCATTGAAGCTACACTTCTTGACGCACATCCATCACAGGTGTGTAGTCATTCTCAACGAGACGTACTCGAAAAGCTTGAACGTGGACTTGCCAAATTAATCGATTTCCAAGATGCAAAAGCCGCAAAAGCCAAGCAGAAACAACTCATGGGCGGAAGTAAGTTCACAAAAGAGGCACGCTTGTTCTTTTCCACATCAAACCAACTTGTCTCTCCCTTCAAGGATGCTAGGGAAATCAGGGGTATTAAGGGGGAACTGAGTCTCATTGCGAGAAACCATGCCCAATTTGGAAGTATAGTTGGCTCGCCATCTTTGAACCAAACCCGCACATTGAGTAATGTATCAGGGTCTTATATGAGTACTGATATGGTGATTGGACGAGATGGAGACAGGGATAAGATGGTAGGCTTGCTGTTAAACTCCTCAGCTGCTGCTGGCATCCTCCCTGTCGCTTCTATTGTTGGGATGGGAGGAGTTGGGAAGACTACATTGGCTCAATATGTGTACCATGATGAAAGGATTAAAAGATATTTTGATTTGCAACTTTGGGTTTCCGTCACCCAAGATTTTAATGTCAAGGATGTGTTACAGCAGATGGTGACGTGTGCCAATGATGAAAATGCTCTCAACTACGAGATTGATCAAATCCAACGACGTCTATTTCAAGCAATTGCTGGAAAGAGGTTTATGCTTGTTTTGGATGATGTGTGGGATGACGACAATTTGAGAGCAAAATGGCTAGAATTGTGTGCAGTGCTTAGCGTGGGGGATCAGGGGAGTAAAGTTCTCCTTACCACACGTAGCAACACAGTTGCCGGAATTATTGGGACCCATGACCCATTCTTGGTTAATGATTTAGGAGATGATGATTTCTGGCTCCTCTTTCGACATGTGGCTACTAGACAGTGGCATGAGCCAGGGGTTGAGGCCATCGGAAAGGAGATCGCTGAGATGTGTCCCAAAGTGCCCCTTGTCATTCGGGCAATTGGAAGCCTTTTAGCCGGGAAACGTACTGTCAAGGAATGGCGAGCTTTTAGGGATGATCAGCTTGCAAATTTTGCATCCTATGGCCGTGACGTCTTAGGCACACTCAAACTCAGTTATGATCAATTAGGTCCACGTCTAAGACTGTGTATTGCATACTGCTCTTTATTCCCAAAGGGATTCCGCTTCAAAAAAAGTATTCTCATTCGTCTTTGGATTGCCATGGGATATGTTGAGTGCGAGTATGCTAATCAAAGTTTAGAAGAGGTGGCAGAAGAATATTTCTTGTGCTTGATAAGGCGAGGATTTTTCTATCAGAACGATTGTGGATGGGTATATGTTCCCTGA
- the LOC141654846 gene encoding disease resistance protein RGA2-like, translated as MADSNTNEFDERVCHVSYNLAEDESSLKVPSSLFKIKQLKSFLVPFPSDIRPSYKKQFRLFPLNDKSIFRIQSLRALRMCGLGINKLPRSIELPEDINKLVALRHLHLFGCDKLSHMPKGLRRLTGLETLDRFVVGKPSNSATPYGCKAKLACDLSDLGYLDNLKGMLTIILVDRSKDIVSKPKPQIEQKEITGLIMIFRESRLEDEMVLENLKPGANLELLSIKDYGGKRLPSWMREGIHCTLPNLHNLRLERLDKVEYIEDGSSSKSNMIVSTPLFPFLKNLTLMDIPRLKGWWSMTESAQDQSQNQLLKRMPAFPKREWVEMDMELVISLAQVFLSRLSSLHILFVLGKTKEVEEQRCGPSNVGVKQRQPVILLKNYLPMLRNLVLCNSQKEYLPEEFRGMTSLKFLEIDNYEALEAFPELIDTLTSLESLTIYNCPRLKSLPAEISNLSNLKSLRLERCSRELAERCQSPSGEDWPKIQHIPNITIQPDNPLKMGRMNRINQVNKSGGT; from the exons ATGGCAGATTCAAATACAAATGAGTTTGATGAAAGAGTTTGTCATGTATCTTACAATTTAGCAGAAGACGAGTCATCTTTGAAAGTTCCATCATCACTATTCAAAATCAAGCAGTTGAAATCGTTCCTTGTCCCTTTTCCATCAGATATTCGGCCTTCCTATAAAAAGCAATTTAGACTTTTCCCCTTAAATGATAAATCTATATTCAGAATTCAGTCTTTGAGGGCATTGCGGATGTGTGGGCTAGGGATTAATAAACTGCCAAGATCAATAG AGTTGCCGGAGGACATAAACAAGCTAGTGGCGCTCAGACACCTCCACCTCTTTGGTTGCGACAAACTGAGTCATATGCCCAAGGGGTTGCGGAGACTTACAGGTCTCGAAACACTAGaccgttttgttgtggggaaACCAAGCAACTCTGCCACTCCCTATGGATGTAAGGCTAAATTGGCGTGTGATCTATCAGACTTAGGCTATCTTGATAATCTTAAGGGCATGTTGACCATCATTTTGGTAGATCGATCAAAGGATATAGTGTCGAAGCCAAAGCCGCAAATCGAACAGAAAGAGATAACGggtttaattatgatatttagaGAGAGTAGATTAGAGGATGAGATGGTGCTAGAGAACCTCAAACCCGGTGCTAATCTAGAATTGCTGAGTATAAAAGACTATGGAGGAAAGAGGTTGCCAAGTTGGATGAGAGAAGGAATCCATTGCACACTCCCGAATCTTCATAATCTTAGGTTAGAGAGATTGGATAAGGTGGAGTACATAGAAGATGGTAGTAGCAGCAAAAGTAACATGATAGTTTCCACTCCCTTATTCCCATTCCTCAAGAACCTGACCCTTATGGACATACCTAGGTTGAAGGGATGGTGGAGTATGACAGAGTCTGCTCAAGATCAGAGTCAGAATCAACTCCTGAAAAGGATGCCTGCGTTTCCTAAACGGGAGTGGGTGGAAATGGACATGGAGTTGGTGATTTCATTGGCCCAAGTTTTTCTAAGTCGTCTTTCTTCTTTACATATTCTCTTTGTTCTTGGCAAAACCAAGGAAGTAGAAGAGCAAAGATGCGGTCCTTCAAATGTGGGTGTTAAGCAGAGACAACCAGTCATCCTCCTCAAAAACTACCTTCCCATGCTCCGTAACCTAGTTTTGTGCAATAGTCAAAAGGAATATCTTCCTGAGGAGTTTCGAGGTATGACTTCTTTGAAATTCCTAGAAATAGACAACTATGAAGCATTAGAGGCGTTTCCAGAGTTGATTGACACCCTCACCTCACTCGAAAGCCTTACTATATATAATTGCCCAAGATTGAAATCGTTACCGGCTGAGATCAGCAACCTATCCAACTTGAAGTCACTACGCCTTGAACGATGCTCAAGGGAGCTTGCAGAGAGATGCCAATCGCCATCAGGAGAAGACTGGCCCAAAATTCAACATATTCCCAACATTACCATTCAACCTGATAACCCGCTAAAAATGGGAAGAATGAATAGAATCAATCAAGTTAACAAAAGTGGTGGTACTTGA
- the LOC141654847 gene encoding uncharacterized protein LOC141654847 — protein sequence MTNNTATSASDNSQIIDPSKNTIYSYAHVENPGLKITTTEFNGHNYEEWSQDFLLALLAKGKSGFLDDTMPKPASTDATYASWQSQNALVTAWLFNTLDSTIKRSISKRPEAKQLTRFLHVRATRVPDHGFPLSMLGVNARRLLQEESVRSMSKRPISKRPEAKQTWSLVVKGLRKRLWHTIVDLSPSGMSPLKLTRFLHVRATRVPDHGFPLSMLGVNARRLLQEESVRSMSTNKTESRPDSMAFATRMSDNSRPSGPPQTRHPRPTKPDNDDPNRPYCIACRRHGHLYPVCFRVTGEFPDWWGDRPRDRIVINEKDMSRTVIPDIQGRAKYAAIKNNMQTATPRAHMVSGKSLDIPSSSSAKLDKIDLNNLNSTELDELATLWQAHKTSSMDRLNGNVLSSSSWIIDAGASHHMSGCRSLFTNLRPINHLSVGLPNGDLTIATHIGDIRFSARLVLRNVYFAEKLTCNLISVSSLLLDNTLTIQFSHKLCLIQDRSSKMVIGAGEQVDGLYFLTGVRQSMLQANSVTVPNNIELWHRRLGHPSSSILHFLPGFNNSSKTQFSSSHCDICLRAKQTREHFSLSSSIADAAVTNNHEPSTFREAMQVKEWRDAMQHEIAALERNNTWTLEDLPPNKKAIGSKWVYKIKYNADGSIERYKARLVVLGNRQVEGIDYNETFAPTVKMVTVRTLLAIAAAKGWDLHQMDVHNAFLHGDLNEEVYMKPPPRYSSDSNGKVCRLQKSLYGLRQAPRCWYAKLASALKTYGFQQCPYDNSLFSITKPDTELHVLVYVDDLVICGNNSSTISHFKKYLSECFHMKDLGQLKYFLGLEIAQNKTGLFLKENMLSIYSKKPDCLARNPRQYRWTLIINSVSRPRH from the exons ATGACGAACAACACCGCCACTTCCGCCTCTGACAATTCTCAAATCATCGATCCTTCGAAAAACACGATCTATTCTTATGCTCATGTCGAAAACCCCGGCCTCAAGATTACCACCACTGAGTTCAACGGTCACAATTACGAGGAATGGTCGCAAGACTTCCTCCTTGCTCTCTTAGCCAAAGGCAAAAGTGGATTCCTCGACGACACGATGCCAAAACCGGCTTCCACAGATGCTACCTACGCATCTTGGCAGTCGCAAAACGCTCTCGTGACGGCATGGCTGTTTAACACACTTGACTCGACTATCAAACGATCCATCTCGAAACGACCCGAAGCAAAACAG CTGACCCGGTTCCTTCATGTCCGTGCAACCCGTGTTCCTGATCATGGGTTTCCATTGTCGATGCTTGGCGTGAACGCAAGAAG ACTCCTTCAGGAAGAAAGTGTCCGTTCCATGTCGAAACGACCCATCTCGAAACGACCCGAAGCAAAACAG ACTTGGTCGCTTGTAGTCAAGGGCCTACGGAAACGATTATGGCATACTATAGTCGACTTATCACCCTCTGGGATGAGTCCTTTGAAGCTGACCCGGTTTCTTCATGTCCGTGCAACCCGTGTTCCTGATCATGGGTTTCCATTGTCGATGCTTGGCGTGAACGCAAGAAG ACTCCTTCAGGAAGAAAGTGTCCGTTCCATGTCGACTAACAAAACCGAATCACGCCCCGACTCCATGGCTTTTGCCACCCGTATGTCCGACAATTCCCGACCCTCTGGACCACCCCAGACCCGTCACCCTCGTCCCACGAAACCTGATAATGATGACCCAAATAGACCATATTGCATTGCTTGTCGTCGTCATGGTCACCTATATCCGGTTTGCTTCCGTGTTACGGGGGAGTTTCCCGACTGGTGGGGAGACCGTCCCCGCGACAGAATTGTTATTAATGAGAAAGATATGAGCCGTACTGTAATTCCTGATATCCAAGGCCGCGCAAAGTATGCAGCAATTAAGAACAATATGCAGACAGCTACGCCCCGCGCTCATATGGTGTCGGGTAAGTCTCTCGATATTCCTTCCTCTTCCTCGGCCAAGCTCGACAAAATCGACCTCAACAATTTAAATTCCACCGAACTCGACGAATTAGCGACACTATGGCAGGCTCATAAGACCTCTTCCATGGACCGTCTGAATGGTAATGTTCTCTCATCTTCCTCTTGGATAATTGATGCTGGTGCCTCTCATCACATGTCGGGTTGCCGTTCATTATTTACTAATTTACGGCCTATTAACCATTTGTCTGTTGGGTTGCCTAATGGTGATTTGACAATCGCCACCCATATAGGCGACATTCGATTCTCGGCCCGTTTGGTCTTACGCAATGTTTACTTTGCCGAAAAATTAACCTGCAATTTGATATCGGTCTCTAGCTTACTTCTTGACAACACACTCACCATTCAATTCTCTCATAAACTTTGTCTTATACAGGACCGTTCCTCGAAGATGGTGATTGGTGCGGGTGAGCAAGTCGATGGGCTCTATTTTTTGACTGGGGTTCGACAAAGCATGCTTCAAGCGAATTCCGTCACCGTCCCTAATAACATCGAGCTTTGGCATCGGAGGTTGGGGCACCCCTCTTCCTCTATTTTACATTTTCTTCCTGGTTTTAATAATAGTTCTAAAACTCAGTTTTCTAGTTCTCATTGTGACATTTGTCTTCGAGCTAAACAAACTCGTGAACATTTTTCGTTAAGTTCAAGTATTGCAGACG CGGCCGTGACTAACAATCACGAGCCTAGCACTTTCCGTGAAGCTATGCAGGTAAAGGAATGGCGTGATGCTATGCAACATGAAATCGCTGCCCTCGAACGAAATAATACTTGGACTCTCGAAGACCTTCCTCCGAACAAGAAAGCCATCGGGTCCAAATGGGTTTACAAAATAAAGTACAACGCTGACGGGTCCATCGAACGCTATAAAGCCCGCCTCGTGGTACTCGGAAATCGACAGGTGGAAGGCATCGACTACAACGAAACTTTTGCCCCAACCGTCAAAATGGTCACGGTTCGTACACTACTCGCCATAGCCGCTGCAAAGGGTTGGGACTTACACCAAATGGACGTCCACAATGCCTTCCTACATGGTGATCTCAATGAAGAAGTATACATGAAACCACCACCCAGGTACTCGTCGGATTCGAATGGTAAAGTCTGCCGCTTACAAAAATCCCTTTATGGTCTCCGACAAGCCCCGCGATGTTGGTACGCTAAACTCGCCTCTGCACTTAAAACTTATGGGTTTCAACAGTGTCCTTATGATAACTCTTTGTTCTCTATTACGAAGCCCGATACTGAACTACACGTATTGGTCTATGTCGATGATCTCGTCATTTGTGGGAATAACTCATCCACTATCTCGCATTTCAAAAAATACTTGAGTGAGTGCTTCCACATGAAAGACTTGGGTCAACTTAAATACTTCTTGGGCCTCGAAATAGCACAAAATAAAACCGGCCTATTTCTCAAAGAAAATATGCTCTCGATATACTCGAAGAAACCGGACTGCTTGGCTCGAAACCCGCGGCAATACCGATGGACCCTAATCATCAACTCAGTCTCTCGACCTCGCCATTGA
- the LOC141655908 gene encoding uncharacterized protein LOC141655908: MDQRKSEGKSIISTLFLALIIKSLGLTTEPKSTFLVLVHSSRLFIWIMTLLLSSMRCLRYEDRLSFSYTTLKSDGFGEGYGMPGQGESGKLRMSASPSELIIKAAKKSKENSMEVVALCPG; this comes from the exons ATGGATCAGAGAAAGAGCGAGGGCAAGAGCATCATCAGTACTTTGTTTCTAGCTCTGATTATAAAGTCGTTAGGACTGACCACCGAGCCGAAATCAACTTTCTTAGTCCTAGTTCATTCCTCTCGGCTATTCATCTGGATTATGACACTCCTATTATCGAGCATGCGTTGCCTAAGATATGAAGACAGACTAAGTTTTTCATATACGACATTGAAAA GTGATGGGTTCGGAGAAGGATATGGCATGCCCGGTCAAGGCGAAAGTGGTAAATTGCGTATGTCAGCTAGTCCCAGCGAGCTTATTATAAAAGCTGCCAAGAA ATCTAAGGAGAACAGTATGGAAGTAGTGGCACTATGTCCGGGTTAA
- the LOC141656748 gene encoding putative disease resistance protein RGA3, whose protein sequence is MAESIVAELVKTIADKVGSEVCKTIVGVADIESQIKGLQDIKNTIEATLLDADSAQVCTHSQRDVLEKLELGIAKLIDFQDAKAAKAKQKELMGGSKFTKEVRLFFSTSNQLVSPFKDARKIKGITEELSRMARNHAQFGSIVSSSSLNQTRTLSNVSGSYMSTDMVIGRDGDMDKMVSLLLDTSTAAGVLPVASIVGMGGVGKTTLAQYVYNDERIKRYFDLQLWVSATQVFNVKDVLRQMVTCATDEKALDYDINQLQRCLYQAIVGKRFLLCLDDVWDDDSLRAKWLELRALLRVGAEGSQVLLTTRSTTAARIIGTQDPYMVTDLGNEDSLLLLRHVAVTEWHEPGVETILKEISDMCPKVPLAIRAIGSLLAGKHTVQEWRAFRKDQLANFASYGRDVMGTLRLSYHQLDTRLKLCVLYCSLFPKGYDFHKRSLIHLWIAMGYVEGEYTDQNPEEVAEGYVLCLLNRGFFYCHFRDGHKCPNSFYMHNLMHDLVLSIAGYKYKIADSDTNEFDERVCHVSFRYTDCSWRVPSSLFKIKQLKSFLLPIPFEGMWFDQKVRIFPLNDIYIPTFQSLRALRMHGLGITELPRSLGKLIQLRYLDFSKNALRKLPDSITQLVNLYVLDLSHCRNLEELPQKMNKLVALRHLYLFYCDNLSHMPKGLRRLTSLKTLGRFVVGKPRTSLTPYGSKAKLACDLADLGCLCNLKGKLTIVLGDRSNDIVSEAKSVNLDKKEITKFTMDFRESRLQDEMVLENLKPGADLEDLSIKNYGGKRLPCWMREGIHLWLPNLVSVRIVGCKECINMCSFGRLPHLEYLSLESLDKVEYIENGSSSKSNVVLLVDEYPSTPLFLSLRRLTLTEIPRLKGWWSMIESVQDQSQNQLLKCLPPFPKLEEVEMDMELVISLAQEFLPGFSSLRHLTVRDKTKDVAEQTCGTSNVLPKQRQPVILLKNYLPKLQELYFFNNEMEHIPEEFRGMSSLEDLRIFCCTALEAVPEWIDSLTSLKSIDISYCPRLKSLPREMSNLSNLTYLRLEGCSRELTERCQSPSGEDWPKIQHIPTIYIQPPILKWGRMKRINQS, encoded by the coding sequence ATGGCTGAATCGATAGTGGCTGAGTTGGTTAAAACTATTGCAGACAAAGTGGGTTCCGAAGTTTGCAAAACAATTGTTGGTGTAGCTGATATTGAGTCCCAAATAAAAGGGCTTCAGGATATCAAAAATACCATCGAAGCTACTCTTCTTGATGCAGATTCAGCACAGGTGTGTACGCATTCTCAACGAGACGTGCTTGAGAAGCTTGAACTTGGAATTGCCAAATTAATCGATTTCCAAGATGCAAAAGCGGCAAAAGCCAAGCAGAAAGAACTCATGGGTGGAAGTAAGTTCACCAAAGAGGTGCGCTTGTTCTTTTCCACTTCAAACCAGCTTGTCTCCCCCTTCAAGGATGCTAGGAAAATCAAGGGTATTACGGAGGAACTCAGTCGCATGGCAAGAAACCATGCCCAATTTGGAAGCATAGTTAGCTCTTCATCTTTGAACCAAACCCGAACATTGAGCAATGTATCGGGGTCTTATATGAGTACCGATATGGTAATTGGACGAGATGGAGACATGGATAAGATGGTAAGCTTGCTGTTAGACACCTCTACTGCTGCTGGTGTCCTCCCTGTTGCTTCCATTGTAGGGATGGGTGGAGTTGGGAAGACTACATTGGCTCAATATGTGTACAATGATGAAAGGATTAAAAGATATTTTGATTTGCAGCTTTGGGTTTCCGCCACCCAAGTTTTTAATGTCAAGGATGTGTTACGGCAGATGGTGACCTGTGCTACTGATGAAAAAGCCCTCGACTACGACATCAATCAGCTCCAACGATGTCTATATCAAGCAATTGTTGGAAAGAGATTTCTACTTTGTTTGGATGATGTGTGGGATGACGACAGTTTGAGAGCAAAATGGCTAGAATTGAGAGCCCTGCTCAGGGTCGGGGCTGAGGGGAGTCAAGTTCTCCTTACGACACGTAGCACAACAGCTGCTAGAATTATTGGGACCCAAGACCCATACATGGTTACTGATTTAGGAAATGAAGATTCTTTGCTCCTCTTACGACATGTGGCTGTTACAGAGTGGCATGAGCCAGGGGTGGAAACTATCTTGAAAGAGATTTCAGATATGTGTCCCAAAGTGCCCCTTGCTATACGTGCAATTGGAAGCCTTTTAGCCGGGAAGCATACCGTCCAGGAATGGCGAGCTTTTAGGAAAGATCAGCTTGCAAATTTTGCCTCATATGGTCGTGACGTCATGGGCACACTTAGACTCAGCTACCATCAATTAGATACAAGGCTAAAACTTTGTGTCTTATACTGCTCTTTGTTCCCAAAAGGATACGATTTTCATAAAAGAAGTCTCATCCATCTTTGGATCGCCATGGGATACGTTGAGGGCGAGTACACAGACCAAAATCCAGAAGAGGTGGCAGAAGGATATGTGTTGTGTTTGCTAAATCGAGGATTTTTCTACTGTCATTTCAGGGATGGGCATAAGTGCCCTAACTCTTTTTATATGCACAACCTGATGCATGATTTAGTGCTCTCAATTGCTGGGTATAAGTATAAGATTGCAGATTCAGATACAAATGAATTTGATGAAAGAGTTTGTCATGTATCATTCCGTTACACGGACTGCTCTTGGAGAGTCCCATCATCACTGTTCAAAATCAAGCAGTTGAAGTCGTTCCTTCTCCCTATTCCATTCGAAGGTATGTGGTTCGATCAGAAAGTCAGAATTTTTCCATTAAATGACATATATATACCCACATTTCAGTCATTGAGGGCGCTGCGGATGCATGGACTAGGAATTACTGAACTTCCAAGATCACTAGGGAAACTGATCCAATTGAGGTATCTTGATTTTTCGAAAAATGCTCTCCGTAAACTCCCCGACTCAATTACACAACTAGTGAATCTGTACGTACTTGACCTATCCCATTGTCGAAACCTTGAAGAGTTGCCCCAGAAAATGAACAAGCTAGTAGCGCTAAGACACCTTTACCTCTTTTACTGTGACAATTTGAGTCACATGCCAAAGGGGTTGCGGAGACTGACAAGTCTTAAAACACTAGGTCGTTTTGTTGTGGGAAAACCAAGAACCTCTCTCACTCCTTATGGATCTAAGGCTAAATTGGCGTGTGATCTAGCAGACCTAGGTTGTCTTTGTAATCTTAAGGGCAAGTTAACAATCGTTTTGGGCGATCGATCAAATGATATAGTGTCAGAAGCCAAATCTGTAAATCTGGACAAGAAAGAGATTACCAAGTTTACTATGGATTTTAGAGAGAGTAGATTACAAGATGAGATGGTGCTAGAGAACCTCAAACCCGGTGCTGATCTAGAAGACCTGAGTATAAAGAACTATGGGGGGAAGAGGTTGCCATGTTGGATGAGGGAAGGAATCCATTTATGGCTTCCAAATCTCGTTAGTGTTAGAATAGTTGGATGCAAAGAATGCATAAATATGTGCTCCTTTGGAAGACTGCCTCATCTTGAATATCTAAGCTTAGAGAGCTTGGATAAGGTGGAGTACATAGAAAATGGTAGTAGCAGCAAAAGTAACGTGGTACTTCTTGTAGACGAATACCCTTCCACTCCCTTATTCCTGTCCCTCAGAAGGCTAACCCTCACAGAAATACCTCGGTTGAAGGGATGGTGGAGTATGATAGAGTCTGTTCAAGATCAAAGTCAGAATCAACTTTTGAAATGTTTGCCTCCATTTCCCAAATTGGAGGAAGTGGAAATGGACATGGAGTTGGTGATTTCGTTGGCCCAAGAGTTTCTACCAGGTTTTTCTTCTTTACGACATCTCACTGTTCGTGACAAAACCAAGGATGTAGCAGAGCAAACATGTGGTACTTCAAATGTGCTTCCTAAGCAGAGACAACCAGTCATCCTCCTCAAAAACTACCTTCCCAAGCTGCAAGAGCTATATTTTTTCAATAATGAAATGGAACATATTCCTGAGGAGTTTCGAGGTATGTCTTCTTTGGAAGACCTGCGAATATTCTGCTGCACAGCATTAGAGGCGGTTCCAGAGTGGATCGATAGCCTTACCTCCCTCAAAAGCATTGATATAAGTTATTGCCCCAGATTGAAATCATTGCCACGCGAGATGAGCAACCTATCCAACTTGACGTATCTAAGACTTGAAGGATGCTCAAGGGAGCTCACGGAGAGATGCCAATCGCCATCAGGAGAAGACTGGCCCAAAATTCAACATATTCCCACCATTTACATTCAACCCCCTATACTAAAATGGGGAAGAATGAAAAGAATCAATCAAAGTTGA